A segment of the Euwallacea fornicatus isolate EFF26 chromosome 25, ASM4011564v1, whole genome shotgun sequence genome:
GTAGAGAACTGCTCTATAGCTACACATCCACCCTACATCCCCGTCTGTTTTGTCTCATATATGTAGTGCTTCAGTTCCAAACTCGCATTGAATATTATCACCAGGTTCCATCCAGAAACAAAAACAGTTCTACGGATTAAGATTTAGGTTGTCATACCAGATTTGCTGATCAACAGTCCAATTTGGTATCTCACTTAGCATAATCTGCGTCAGTTGCACGAGTGGCATTAATGGTTGAACTGGTCTATGCCTGAGTGCGATTTGTGCCTCTCtgattgtacagggtgtccagttTTTTCGTAGCAGAGTTTTAACCATGTAATCTacgcattaaaataatattggtTTGTCAGGAAGAAGTCAAATCTAATTACCTGTAGGTTCGCCATCAATTTTGCGGACATTTCCTAACCGGACACCCAACCTTTTCAATTCTCAAGACGGTAGAGAAAAAAAGACGAAATATTCGATCTTTGGAGCTTTTAAAATCTTCTAAGTTTTACTTTTGGACCTCTTCAAATGACGATGCTTCGGGTCTGCAGAACTTAAGTACGCTAACTAACTTAACGATTATTTTTAGAGTTTGACTCATCTAGATGTTAGCGagaataatattgaaatattagaCTTAGGAGCAGTTGAGCAGCTCCAGATACTACAATGTTCCAGAAACTCCTTGACGCAACTAACCTTGTTTGGGAAAAATTTGGTGTCAGTTATCGCTGGAAATAATAGTAAGTGTTCATCCATTTTCAGGTGGGCTTGTTCAATAGTAGTAAAATAACCAGAACTTAAATATATAATTGCCACTAGACACTATTCCTTCTGCTAGTGAACCGAGTCTCCTAGTCTCTTCAAGTTTATGAGTGTAAGCAACTACCCCAGCATTTCAGTTTTGCAGTACCTGGAATGGTTTTTCCAGGGTGTCTCTAGGCTCTCAATGATACGAATGAATTTCAAATGATAACTCACTTTTTGAGCCTTACATTTCAATGTTCCCTCCCTCGAGGAGCCCGTGAGTAAAAAAACCTACCAAATTTGGTCGCAATCGATAATTTCCTTCAGTAGCGGCTTCAACTAGTTGGAGTGTAAGTTTTCTGGAcaaacaatgattttttttgcagagcTAAAAACCTTCACAACCTCCCACCCTCCAATTCGACTCACCCATCTGGATGTATCCtataacgagcttcaaactctCCCCGAGTGGTTGTCGGGCTGCAGCGAACTTCGCTGTCTTTTCGCCAGCAATAATGTCCTTACATCATTACCTGATCACATGTTCTGCAACGAAATGCCCTTTCTGCAAACCGTGCAGCTGGCCTACAATCAGCTACAGTACTTGCCTATGATACAACGGAGACTTCCCATCCAAAATCTCTTCCTCCAGAACAACAGTCTTTCTGGACTGCCAGAGAATTTCTTCAAGTTCGTGCGGACAATCAAAGTGCTAAATGTGTCCAATAATCGGCTGGTAGATTTACCTAAGCCTGATGAAGTGCTGACGTTGGAAAAGTTCTATTTGACTGCCAATTGTTTGATTGATAAGAGTTTGGAGAAGCTGGCGCCATATTTGAgaagcattaaaatttttcacatagGTACTGAAATTCGCGTCTGCTAATATTACTTAAAGAATAACGTGTTGTTATAGCCTACAACAACTTGACATCTTTACCAGAAGATGGCCCAATATTCTGGACAGAGCTGGAGGAGTTGGTTCTGTCCGGAAACAAACTGCTAAGACTTCCGGATAACATCGATCAGCTGAAACATCTAGTGGTACTGAGGGTGCATTCAAACCTCCTTCAGATCATCCCGAAACTCTCACACTTGATGAAACTGAGAGTGCTGGATTTAGCCCACAATCAACTGGATCGTATCGATCTCAACGCCCTAATTCCCCCCAATTTGAAGTTCCTGGATTTGAGCTGCAACAGCAAGTTGCACGTAGATTGCCAGCAGTTTAATACCTATAGGTTAGTTCAGCGTTGAAGTCGAACGaaaattattgacatttttcGGTTTCAGGACTCAAAGGCCCATGTCTTTGGTTGATGTCAGCGGCAAGAATCGTACGTCCTTACCCCTCACACCCACTCCATTTTCTGAAGCAGATTTGACCGATTGTAGCTGGACGGTGGGGTTTTCAGAGACCTCCGGATCGAAACAGAAACTCCATATCACCCAGATTAGATTGCCTGCATTTTGTAATACTGAAGCGCTATTTGGGATTTTCGATGGTGAGGACTTGGTGGAAGTTGAGAATGACAATGTATTTGCGTTGCATCCAGGTGAAAACAACAGCAATAATCCAAGCGGAATTGATAAGGTGCTGCCGAGGTTGTTACTCGAAGAGAGGACGATGAAAGAGACTTCCCATGAATATATGAAGTATACGCTGCTCTCCTCTTACAGGCACCTCAGGTCTAAAGGTCTAAAGCAAGGTGAGTTTGGACCAGCTGTTTCAATGCGAATTTGACAGTAAAATTTGATCTTTACGAAATGTGGTGATAATTTACATGTCTGATTTAGCCTGATATCCGCACGTACCGACTCGTAAAACTCCAGGCcgattatacaggatgtcccaaaaGTACAACCACAAATTTTAAGGGGCGGAGGGGAGATcgatgaaaaaatgttttctttaatgaACATGTGCCtgcaaaacaacaaaaaaaaacgtaaatttctCGTTTGAAAAACTTACCCATATGCAGCAATGTTAAATTTAGATGTgggtatgttacatgaaatacgTCCAGGATTTCTCAAAGAACCCAACAACATCACGATATACATGGGGTACCataagaaagaaattaaaaaatatatgtttatttGCTACTtgggtaaccctgtatacacgcCTGTTGCATCAAGAAATGCATAActaaaaacgatatttgaCGAGTTCGagcaatttcatgaaaaatatttccttgaattttCAACGAATTTATGTGGGACTTCGGCCATCCATGTATAGCAGAACAGCAATGGTCGGTTCATTAACTTTTCTCTTAAAGGAATTAACGCTGTAATTGTCCACATACTGAAACCAAAACCAACCAGTGCGGAATTCAATAATGGTTTTGTCGAAGGTCTCAAGAAATACGTTATGAAAATTGCCAGTATGGGCGACATGAGGGTCGTGATAGGAAAGAGTGAAGGCCCCATCAGGCTGCTGCCTGCCAAAATTCGGAAGCAAATACGAACAAACTCCACAGTAAATCTCACGGTATATTACAGTACGAGATACATTAGGATACATTACATAATGATAACGTCCAGGTTTCTGATCCAGACATGACTGAAATATTCCTGGACGAACACGACGAATATATGATCCTTGCGAACAGAAACCTGTGGGATGTCATGAGTCCTGAGAATGCGATCAAAGAAGTGAGTCTCCAGAGGAACGTGATTTTAGCTGCCAAACGTTTGCAGGATCTGGCACAAAGCTACGGTACGATTCAAATTGCCACACCAACCACGACTCATCGAAATGAAATTGGTTTTAGGAGCCGAAGAGAATTTGAGCATAATCGTGGTGAAGTTCAATCTGGTAAGCTCAGATGTGGATTTGCTTATGAGAGAGCTTCGCCAGACATTTaggaaaaacaaatatcaaagCGAAAGCACTAACTCTATGTGCCAGCCTGGGTGCTGTTGCGAGAACCTGAATAACGATTGTTTCAATTGTGTCGACAAGATTCCTATACCGCCCCCGATGATGGTCGGTGAAGATAGGTGGGATTTTAGATGAAGTCATCCAGCTAGTGTTGGGCTGAATATTTAGTTGCAGATCCTCACCCAGCGGTCAGAGCGAACATGCTTGCAGCGATTGTAATTCAACTTCAAAGCTCTTCATAAGTCAGCTGGCTAAACAGCCggacaataaattattcaggAGTGTGACACCGTCACTCTTCGAGTCGGTAGAGGTAAGTAGCATTTTTTGTAACGTGGGGATTTTATTAGGTCATAGTCTTCCATCTTTCCAAAATGCTTGGTCCAGTGAAGCATTTTCTGTAGCTCCATCGAGCCCGATAAAGGCACTAATTTCATAGATCGAGGTGGTAAAAGTTGCTGATGCTAAACTGCATAAGAATGACGTTAGCGCGATGGAGTATCCACATTTTCTCTATGGAGGAGCTGTACCAAGAAATGTAAAGACCTTGTGGTCGATTCCATCTTGGACGTCGGACATTGAACAAGCCCTAAATTCCTATTATGGAGAACTTCGCACAgcatcttttttaatttttaatatgcgcATTTAATGCGACATCGATTATCTGGACGTCTTTCTGTTTGGAGTAATGCAACTACAACAAACAGGAAATCTGTTTCCAGGTAAAAATCAGTCCAGAAAGAAGAAGCTACCGAGGAGTGGCTAAAGCTCTAAAGCAACGACGAGAAGaagaaaagaataaagaaGTAGATTCGGATTCAGCCCTGTCGGAagagcaatttaagtgttggGAATACATGCTTGAGCAAAATACGCAGTTGCTGTTTGATAAGGTATTTTCAATACATATTTGCGATAATTTTCGATTCTTGGCTGCTGACACAACATAGAATCCAACATAAAGTATACAAAGCTTATGTTAGATACCTCGTAAAGAAATAAATCACTTCTGCTTATCTTATTGTTTTATAGGAGCTAAATACTTTGAATAGAGGGCTGAAGAATAACCAACATTTCAGGGTTAAAACTCCAACTCTGAGCCTGAGTAGTCCTCATTTGGCCTCTTCGGACAAGAATAATAACAGTTCCTCCGGTGAGTTGTAGTCGCAAACCAGTAGATCATAACTTTGGTTCGTCATATGCTCTCATAAAACCGATAATATTTGCATTAACCGAATTATGAGCTTGCTCTACATTTTTGAGACCTTAAATTTTTACGTGTCTCAAAGCTGATATTGCTTTACTCACTACTGAGAACTTTGTCTCAGATTTGGTGTAACTAACGCATGTTACCAACCCAGTAACCCAAAGAGTCCTTCTCCACGCTTTCCAGGTGGTTCGTTCTTGTCCAAGCAGTTCGGAAGTTCACGTTCGTTTAACCCTGTATTGTCGAGGTCTTTGTCCAAATCCAGCTCTCGTCTTGGACTGGACAAGAAGCATCAACTTATAGGTGGACCCAACGCCGCCTATTTTGGTAGTTTGCAGAGGCTGATGCCCTACAACTTGGAGTATGACTTTGCGGTGATGCACGAAAGGGGATTGGTAGATTCTGTTGAGTTGGATCGGATGCAGCAATACTGGGGGGTGGCAACCACTGAGTTGTAGAACGTTTGGTTCGGAGTAATACTGTGTTTTCTAGTATCTCATGATCTTGAATTTAAAAGTAGATGATTTTTTACCGCCAACGTAAATGAAAATGAGGTCTAAATCGAGGGAAATTGTAATCACAATTTGTTAGGGAAACAATCTGCTTCACAGAAGTTACggaatttcacaaattttgcgattgttttcaaagatattgtttatttaccaaCTTTTTACATACATACAAAGATTTGAATGTTTACCATCTtactttagttttttgtttttgattcgtggttcgatatatttttttcagttttagccACGTTCCCACCTTTTgtgtttttagtaaaaattcagTTCCTTCAGCCAAGGAAGAAGAGAAAGTTCAATAGGCGATATGGCTTCAATCACAGCCCGACATCAGTTTTGCATTCTGTCGATCATGTTGTTGACGTAGCTTGATCAGTTTCTCTCGAAAGTTGCGCCAAAAGTCGACTGAGTTCGTGGAGTGTATGTGGAGCCGATGAGGACGACAGTTCAAGGCTCTTTGTGGCCGGTTCCCAGCGTGGTCCATCGGGGTGAGGTCTGGATATAGAGGCGGCCATGCCAACTGCGAAGCACCATGGAGTTCCGAACTATCGCGGATCATTTTTGCGCCATGAGGTCGCGCATCCAAACACAAGAAATTTGGCCCAATAGCAGCACtatttaaaaagataattttccTTATGACTTATTGATCGTAAATTTGCGCATCCGCGTCCCCTTCAAGTTTCAACAATCCTCTACATCCATTAAAATGCCTCCTCAGACGGCCTCCGAACAGATCAGTTTCCTGGGCCGAGCTACGATTTCTGAGCATCAGAGGAGGGGTCCGTACCCGATCACGTTCGCTGTCCGAAAACTATTCATGTCTCGAGTCGCTTGTGGGCAATACGggtttccattgatttttccaatttccacGCTCGTTAGCCCATTTCAGTCGAAGCTATACATGAAATTGTGGTGGTGGTGGTAAAAGCCGTTGTGAACGTGGGTTAACTTCTCAGTCTTCGACAAAGTGTCTCATCAATTGTAACTGCAATACCAGAAGCAGTTAGAAATGGCCGCTGCGTCGCTGTGCAGACTCGAAATCTCAACTGAAATCCTTACAAGTCGCAAACTATGAGAACGTGCTTGAACCTGAAAACATGATCAAACAAGGAACAGAAAAAACGCGGAGATCAGATGGTAAACGTTTAAATCCTCGTGTATGAaagttttgttaaacaataaggagtagattttaaaataatctaaaaatctGCGAATTTGCTCAATTTTTGTGAAGAAATATACTGAGTCGTCAACCATAAAGGATGAGGGACACCTCAACCCTTAACGTTTCACAAATTGATTCAACTTTTATTCAGGGAGGACGAAATACACCTCCCCGTTTCGTTTGAGGAATTTTCAAGGggtgaatgaaataaaatgaacTACTTGaaataataagtaaataaaatttatttaaaataaacaataatttaaggaCGACTAGGACAGACATTTAGTTTACAaacttttagttttaaaataccTGCATTTGGTGACTAGAAGTAGCTTAATACCAAGACTCTTACGCTAATTTCTCTATGTACAATAGTAGTTTTGTGTGTAAATATCTCTATTTAGATACATGaaagtcaaaaattgattagttcgattttaaatttctgcaATATCCTGAAACTTCATCTGTATTAAtgagatttaaatgtttaaatcaaattagCTAATAAATTTACTTAGGCATACTAAATGTAAAGgtgtaagtaaaaataaatgaactaAATCTCGTATAGTAAATTATAAAGTGTCGCGTTTTACTCAAATTCTGAAGGCTTGAAAACTCACTCTACATCTCATCTTGTCGTAAGTTTCCCTCATTAACCATGACTTACGCAGCTCACGATTCACCGCTGAAACGCGTCGAAGGGGGTAATTTCTGCGCTCATACCAAATGGCTGAAATGGTTTAAATTCAACTTTTCCACttaatttagattattttaataatttcagaaTTCACAGAAGTCAATTacactttttgaaataattgaagtCATCAGCCGgatcccaattttttttttttaatacgaaattagtgattttttccatgtttaatTATACAAGAGTACTCTGTTGTTTACACTAACTACCATGAGaattaagataaaaaagtattacAATATCTATGTATATACAGACAGCACGctatttatgcaaattaatttgttactaTTTACACGTTGGGATTTTGtacagtttaaaaatttgatgaaattgtacgattaatacaaataaattaaataataacacaTAACTAAAGATCACAGATCAAAGACTAGGAAAGCCGATAATGACAAACTTAATAAGTTGTACTAGAAGAAGGAGAGTTATGTCTAGAGAGCACTTTTTACGTAGGTTTTTCCTTCACacataataatgatttgataaatataaaataaataaaataacgtaAAGGTGGACTTTATTGTTCCACTGGTCGTAAATACGAGGAAAATACAATAAGTACCTGCCTATGTTTTCTACGAAAGCAATTGAGGAATGTCCCGTCCCAATGCTGTGGcatgaaggaaatattttttcgtgtGTTTAATGGTCAGTTTCTATGCCGCGTCTTCTGCATCGACAGTATAGAGCGACGCGCCGTGTTCCCACGGTGCGACCTGATGTGTCAAAGCTGATGCAGCGAGAAAATCAGTTTGGTTGCAGCGTGAAATCGTGTGTAGGAAATGTTGTGAGGTACAGTTACCAGTACGAGGTAAAGACAAGTAGATTTCCTCTTGCTAGGGAAAACGGGAAATCTTGGCCACCTGAGGGTCGAGTACATTTTAAGCCAATTAGTATCCACAATCTATGCAGATGGGGGATCTATAGCCCAAAGTTTATCTCTGAATATATtacgatttcgttgtttttcttttagatttaattaaagtaatatttcaggaaaatatattcgatacgtttattttttgagaaaattttggaatttgaaaCCTCTATCTTGAATGGTTTAGGTGCAAGTCACAGCATTTTCAGCACGCCAAACGCAACGCgtttttttagtatttcagCAAAAATCCTTATTTGCTACTTTTGAGTCATTTCAGGAACTTAGAGAGTTGCGACCAAAATGATTTGGGGACCGTTGCATGAAACgacgatttattttaaaccatAAAATGTTCTAGAATAAAGCGAAAAAGAAATTACACTGatacaattacaaaaaaaaaatagttctcAGAGCTTAAATGGGAGATTTTGGGTAACTTGAagaaaaactctaaaaaaattaatttcttagtGGCTCTAGTATTTCGGATGCAGGTCATTGGAGCTTAAAATCTTGCGAATGACCCCGCCaatccagaaaaaaaatttggcgGTTCATGCGtcaaacgccctgtatagcataccaaaaatagaaaatgatgATTTATAAGCGGTGACGCAAGTGCATCGGCACTGTAGCTAAATCGCAAACGTCGGAAggcaatcaaattttaaaccgAAATTGGAAGAATGGAAATATGGATTTCGATGGTTGGAATGGACGTGATCACTAGTTGCACTAGatctttgaaataattaatacgaTGAGTATTTTTCCGGCTTGACACAGAATCATTTGAACTAATTTGGTCAAATTACGACAATTAGAAAACCAGTTCCTTCATCATCCGTAGACTTGGTAAATTGAGATTTTCTAAGTAAAGAGTTCCTTTTCCATTATCGCACAGTAAAcatctatttcaaaaaatccaagaatcaaagaaaataaactagGTACTTATCATGCTCGTCTTCGTATAGAGTCACTTAGCGGTAGCACTTAGCGGCGTCCATTAATGGTACTCTTAATATGATCTACATTTAGGCAAAAACTATGCAAAACCTTCTGTTGATGTCGTGTATTTGATCCAATCTTCATGGGTACTTCCGCGAAAGCCAGCAAAACCACTTCTGGGTTTACAATTTAAGGTATAAATCGAGAGGGTGATGTACAGGTAATGAGACGTAATAACTACAATCATGGTTTTGAGAATACTTATCATTGATTCTCAAGATCTGTGAATGTAAACCGGTGGCTGTTTGCCATATTATATAATCAAAGTCACTCATTACATaagaaaattcataattttaaatctaaaaaaggaGAACCTACCCATACTATACCTTCAGGTCAGTTACCCATAAATCCTATCGTCGTCTCtcttatttacaataaaatctATAGAATGATATTTGTTGTGTCCACGATGACTTTTGTACATTTGCACCAATCTCGGTTTGACCTTGTTGCTGGGTCAGTAATGTGCGCTGGACGGCTCCCCCAGCCAGGAGTCGGGACTGGGAGGAAAATCGGGGTATCCCCTTGGACTGCTGTCATTGCTAATGTCGGAATCAGGGCCTCCTGAAGGTATCCCGTGCATCATGCCTGGAGCAGGACCTTGAAGACTGGAGTAAACAGCCATTTGGTCCGGATATCCCATGTGGTCGTGCCCATGAGGGGGAGTGTGACCAGGTAGGTACGAGGGAGAAGTAGCTCCATGTAGAAACATAGGCCGGCCTATTCCGCTGTGGGGCGAGGAGCCGTCTTGGTCCATGGACATGTTAACTACTGTGCCGTAACTATCATCACTCAGATCTGAAAAGTTTctgaataaaaactttttctttcgTCGAGAGAATTTGCGATCTGACCGTGATGGCTAAAACTATCCAGGTCAACTTTCATGTCGTCTTTGTCCAATAGCTTGTCGTGTCGAGGAGAGGATCCTCCTTTCATCGATCTAAAGTATTGACTCCATCTGGTTCTACCAGCGTCttttttaagtcttttttcttttgctcTCCTGTAAATAAAGCGAAAATTTAGATCAGACAAAAGCAAATGTTACAGTGACTTCGACAACTCACCTATTTTGAAACCAAACTTGAACTACCCTCATATCCAACCCCGTGTCTTGGCTAAGTTGTTCTCGGACATGTCTTGCGGGTTTAGGGCTATTATTGTAGGCAGTTTTC
Coding sequences within it:
- the Phlpp gene encoding protein phosphatase PHLPP-like protein isoform X6, with the protein product MRALILAESELNPENRRNSSIKGSSGLTTLNLRANRLKGHIILGSYSSLTHLDVSENNIEILDLGAVEQLQILQCSRNSLTQLTLFGKNLVSVIAGNNKLKTFTTSHPPIRLTHLDVSYNELQTLPEWLSGCSELRCLFASNNVLTSLPDHMFCNEMPFLQTVQLAYNQLQYLPMIQRRLPIQNLFLQNNSLSGLPENFFKFVRTIKVLNVSNNRLVDLPKPDEVLTLEKFYLTANCLIDKSLEKLAPYLRSIKIFHIAYNNLTSLPEDGPIFWTELEELVLSGNKLLRLPDNIDQLKHLVVLRVHSNLLQIIPKLSHLMKLRVLDLAHNQLDRIDLNALIPPNLKFLDLSCNSKLHVDCQQFNTYRTQRPMSLVDVSGKNRTSLPLTPTPFSEADLTDCSWTVGFSETSGSKQKLHITQIRLPAFCNTEALFGIFDGENNSNNPSGIDKVLPRLLLEERTMKETSHEYMKYTLLSSYRHLRSKGLKQGINAVIVHILKPKPTSAEFNNGFVEGLKKYVMKIASMGDMRVVIGKSEGPIRLLPAKIRKQIRTNSTVNLTVSDPDMTEIFLDEHDEYMILANRNLWDVMSPENAIKEVSLQRNVILAAKRLQDLAQSYGAEENLSIIVVKFNLVSSDVDLLMRELRQTFRKNKYQSESTNSMCQPGCCCENLNNDCFNCVDKIPIPPPMMVGEDSCRSSPSGQSEHACSDCNSTSKLFISQLAKQPDNKLFRSVTPSLFESVEVKISPERRSYRGVAKALKQRREEEKNKEVDSDSALSEEQFKCWEYMLEQNTQLLFDKELNTLNRGLKNNQHFRVKTPTLSLSSPHLASSDKNNNSSSGGSFLSKQFGSSRSFNPVLSRSLSKSSSRLGLDKKHQLIGGPNAAYFGSLQRLMPYNLEYDFAVMHERGLVDSVELDRMQQYWGVATTEL
- the Phlpp gene encoding protein phosphatase PHLPP-like protein isoform X2 — translated: MCTPPKKPLRLYETKALNISECDGIELDSLEGDSDGRNSQDELPTLEVQDRQPRSMTNRRAASASPLKQLNLNSLCKNQEWKQGECYVDEIVLPSESLQSLSELKILSLRNNDIQNFPNSVLQLTTLLTLDVSSNRLLTLPPEISQLVNLQELILDQNLLSILPLALWDLQYLKTLRVASNRLALPPDRPGEPPEMRALILAESELNPENRRNSSIKGSSGLTTLNLRANRLKGHIILGSYSSLTHLDVSENNIEILDLGAVEQLQILQCSRNSLTQLTLFGKNLVSVIAGNNKLKTFTTSHPPIRLTHLDVSYNELQTLPEWLSGCSELRCLFASNNVLTSLPDHMFCNEMPFLQTVQLAYNQLQYLPMIQRRLPIQNLFLQNNSLSGLPENFFKFVRTIKVLNVSNNRLVDLPKPDEVLTLEKFYLTANCLIDKSLEKLAPYLRSIKIFHIAYNNLTSLPEDGPIFWTELEELVLSGNKLLRLPDNIDQLKHLVVLRVHSNLLQIIPKLSHLMKLRVLDLAHNQLDRIDLNALIPPNLKFLDLSCNSKLHVDCQQFNTYRTQRPMSLVDVSGKNRTSLPLTPTPFSEADLTDCSWTVGFSETSGSKQKLHITQIRLPAFCNTEALFGIFDGENNSNNPSGIDKVLPRLLLEERTMKETSHEYMKYTLLSSYRHLRSKGLKQGINAVIVHILKPKPTSAEFNNGFVEGLKKYVMKIASMGDMRVVIGKSEGPIRLLPAKIRKQIRTNSTVNLTVSDPDMTEIFLDEHDEYMILANRNLWDVMSPENAIKEVSLQRNVILAAKRLQDLAQSYGAEENLSIIVVKFNLVSSDVDLLMRELRQTFRKNKYQSESTNSMCQPGCCCENLNNDCFNCVDKIPIPPPMMVGEDRSSPSGQSEHACSDCNSTSKLFISQLAKQPDNKLFRSVTPSLFESVEVKISPERRSYRGVAKALKQRREEEKNKEVDSDSALSEEQFKCWEYMLEQNTQLLFDKELNTLNRGLKNNQHFRVKTPTLSLSSPHLASSDKNNNSSSGGSFLSKQFGSSRSFNPVLSRSLSKSSSRLGLDKKHQLIGGPNAAYFGSLQRLMPYNLEYDFAVMHERGLVDSVELDRMQQYWGVATTEL